A segment of the Candidatus Brevundimonas phytovorans genome:
AAGGCGTCTGCCCTAACCCCTCACGAAATTTCGTGATGCGTGACTTCATCTCATGCGCTGACAGCTTCCAGCCCTGAAGAACAAAGCCATGTCGAGGCGCCGAACCAGTCACCGTCAGCCAGGCTAATCCCCTCACTTCCAGTACATCAATGCGGGTCACGTCATTCCAGGACAAAGCAGCGTGCCTAAGCCCACCCTCGCACCTGAGCCCATGTTGATCGACAACTAGCTTGGGCAAGAAAACAAGTCTTAGCAGCGCCGCGAGGAAACAAATGCCAAACAAGACGGCAAAGCTCCAGGCGGCCAGCGGATTCACGGGCGATTGACCAGATGTCGTTGCCGGATTCTGGCTGGCGTAGATCACGTAAACCACCGCGGCGGAACCAACCGCGCAGAATGCAGCCTTGAGACGCGAAGCCTCAAACACTAGCACGTCTGCAGCCCGCCGCTCGGTCAACGACGTCAAGGATTTAGCGTCTCGAACCCCTCGTCCGTGCCGATGATGGCCAGGTCGGTGAGGTCGAGGAAGAGGCCGTGTTCGACCACGCCGGTCAGGCTCTTGAGGTCGGCGGCGAGGCGGGCGGGGTCAGCGATGACCTTGCAGGCCGCGTCATAGATCAGGTTGCCGCCGTCGGTGCGGATCAGGCCGCGGTCGGCCTGACGGACGCGGGCGGGCATGGGGATGTCGTGGTCGGCGAGGACGTCGGCGATGCGGTTGGCGGTGGTCTTGTGGCCGAAGGCGACGACCTCGATCGGCAAGGGGAAGGTCCCCAGCACAGGCACGACCTTGGCCGCGTCGGCGATGCAGATGCAGCGTTCCGACGCCTCCCACACCAGTTTCTCACGGAGCAGGGCCGCGCCGCCGCCCTTGATGAGGGCCAGGCCCGGACCGATCTCGTCGGCGCCGTCGACGGTCAGGTCGATGCGGGGCGTGTCCTCCAGCGTCGACAGGGTCAGGCCCAGTTCGCGCGCCAGATCGGCGGTGCGTTCCGACGTGGGCACGCAGCGCAGGTCCGGCAGGTTGCGCGCCGCCAGGGCTTTCACGAACCAGGCGGCGGTGGAGCCGGTGCCCAGACCGACCACCATGCCGGCCTCGACGTAGGCGGCGGCGGCTTCGCCGGCGTTCTTCTTCTGCAGGTCGCTCATTGGGATTTCGCCGCCTTCTTTGCGCGCATCGTAGCCATGAAGCGGGCGGCCCAGCCCGGCTTGGCCGTCTGTTCGGCTCGGCCCAGGGCCAGGTCGCCGGGCGCGACGTCCTTTGTCACCACCGAGCCGGAGCCGACCATGGCGCCCGCGCCGATGGTCACGGGAGCGACCAGCGAGGAGTTGGAGCCGACGAAGGCGCCCTCGCCCACCGTGGTCCGGTGTTTGAAGAAGCCGTCGTAGTTGCAGAAGATGGTCCCGGCGCCGATGTTGGCTTTCGCCCCCACATGGCCGTCGCCGAGATAGGCCAGATGGTTGGCCTTGGCGCCTGCGTCCATGCGGACGTTCTTGACCTCGACGAAGTTGCCGATCTTGACGCCCTCGCCCAGGTCCGCGCCGGGGCGCAGGCGGGCGTAGGGGCCGACCTCGGCCTTGGTCGCGACGCGCGCGCCCTCGATATGGCTGAAGCTGCGGATGCGCGCGCCCTCGGCCACGACCGCGCCGGGGCCGAAGACGACGAAGGGCTCGATGGTCGTGCCGGCGCCGACTTGCGTGTCCCAGGCGAAGTGGACGGTGTCGGGGGCCGACATGGTGACGCCCGCCGCCAGGAAGTGCTCGCGCTGGGTTTGCTGGAACAGGGCCTCGGCCTGAGCCAGTTCGGACTGGGCGTTGACGCCCATGACCGAGTCTTCGGCGGCGAAGACGGCGCGGGTCGGGGCGCCGCGCTTGCGGGCCAGTTCGACCACGTCGGTCAGGTAGTATTCGCCCTTGGCGTTGTCGTTCTTCACCTCGGCCAGCAGGTCGAACAGCAGGCCGACCGGCGCGGCCATGACGCCGGAGTTGCAGGCGGTAACGGCCAGAACCTCGGCCGAGGCCTCCTTGGCCTCGGTGATGGCCAGCAGGTCGTCGCCTTGCAGGATCAGACGGCCATAGGCGCCGGGGTCGCGGGCCTCGAAGCCGATGACGGTGACGCCTTCATGAGCATCAGCGAAGACGGGCTCGATGTCGGCGGCCTTCAGCAGGGGCACGTCGCCATAGGTCACGACCACATGGCCGATGAAGTCGCCCAGCACGGCCTCGGCGGCGCGGACGGCGTGGCCGGTGCCCAGCGGCGGGTCCTGAACGGCGATGGAGTCTTCGCCCAGACGGCGCACGACGTGGTCGCGGACTTCCGGGGAATGGCTGCCGACCACGACCACGATGCGCTCGCAACCCAAGGCCTCGGCGGCGTCGATGGCGTGATCCAGCATGGCGCGTTGCCCGATGGGGTGCAGCACCTTGGGCAGCGGCGACTTCATCCGCGTGCCCTGGCCTGCGGCAAGGATGATGGCGGCGCGAGGATGTGGTGCGGTCATGAATCGATCCGGCGGCTTGTCGTCCTGCGCGATCTAGCCCATTGCCGGGGTCTGCGCGAGCCGGGAGACAAGAGTGAGCATCGAACGCGATCTGGAAGGCTGGACCATCGCCTTCGACCTGGACGGGACCCTGGTGGACTCGGCGCCCGATCTGATCGGCACGCTGAACCGGATGCTGGCGCAGTATGAGCTGCCGCCGGTGCCCCTGTCCTCGGCCCGGCATCTGGTCGGGCATGGGGCGATGGCCCTGCTGCGTCATGGCTTCATGGAGGCGGGCGCCGCCTGGGACGAGGCCCACGCCCCCGGCCTGTTCGAGCGTTTCATCGAAGACTATCTGGCCCACATCGCCGACGAGAGCACCGTGTTTGACGGCGTGGTCCCGGCGCTGGAGCGGCTGGCCGCGCGCGGCGCCATCCTGTGCGTCGCCACCAACAAGCGCACCGACCTGTCTGTCGCCCTGATCGAGGCGCTGGACCTGACCAGGCACTTCGCCTTCATCGCCGGGCCGGATGCGGTGTCGGCCCGCAAGCCCAGCGGAGCGCACATCCGCGAGGCCGTGCAGAAGGCCGGCGGCGATCCGGCGCGCTGCGTCATGGTCGGCGACAGCACCACCGACACCAAGGCCGCCAAGGACGCGGGCGTGGCCTGCATCGTCGTCGGCTTCGGCTATAACGATGTGCCGCGTGAAGAGCTGGGCGGGGATGTGGTGATCAACCACTACGACGAGTTCGAGGCGGCGCTGGCCGAGGTAATGCTCGGCTGACGGATGAGGGGTTGCGGGACGCTAAACTCGCAGCCTTCATCCGCCGTGGCGAGACCCCTCATCCGGCCCTGACGGGCCACCTTCTCCCGCAAGAGGAGAAGGAAAATCTATCGAACGCTTTAGAACTTCTAACCCTCAATCGCTCCCGTTGCGGTTGCCGTCACCCCTTGCGCCAAACACATAGGACGACCGCTCCTCCCCAAAGGTCGTCATGTTTCGTCGCTTCTTCGCTATCCCGCTCTGGCAGCGCACCGCCGCCGGTTTCGCTCTGGGCATTATCGCCGGCCTGATCCTGCGTGAGCAGGCGACGGTCTGGCTGCAGCCGATCGGCGACGTCTATCTGAACCTGATCCGCATGGTGGTGGCGCCCCTGGTGCTGTTCACCATCGCCAGTTCGATCGCCAAGCTGGGCGAAGGGGTCGGCGCGGTGCGGTTGGGGGTGCGGACTTTGGTGTGGTTCGCGATCACGTCGTTGCTGGCGGTGCTGGTCGGCTTTGCCTTTGGCCATCTGATCAATCCGGGGCTGGGCCTGTCCAACCTGCCGCTGGGCGAGGTACGCGAGCGGGTAATCCCGACGCCGCTTGACGTGCTGCTGGGCATAGTGCCGACCAACCCCTTCGCCGCGCTGAGCGAGGGCAAGGTGCTGCAGATCATCTTCTTCTCCGCCCTGATGGGCGCGGCCCTGGTGGCGCTCGGCGACCGGGCGCAGACGGCGCGGCGGTTGGTGGACGAAGGCGCGGCCCTGGTGTTCCGCATCACCCGCTGGGTGATCCAGCTGACGCCGTTCGGGGTGTTCGGCCTGATCGGCTCGGTCGTCGGCGGCTATGGCTGGGAGGCGCTGCTGCCGCTCGGCAAGTTCATCTTCGCCATCTATGCGGCCTGCCTGTTCCACATCCTGATCGTCTATTCGGGCCTGCTGAAGTTGCACGGCCTGAAGATCCGCAGCTTCTTCCGCGGGGCATTTGCGGCCCAGCAGACGGCCTTCGCCACATCATCCTCGCTGGGCACCCTGCCCATCACCCTGCGCCAGACGGTCGAGCGTCTGGGCGTGCCGCAGGCCTATGCCGCTTTCGCCGTGCCCCTGGGGGCCAATGTGAAGATGGACGGCTGCGGCGCCATCTATCCCGCCATCGCCTCGATCTTCATCGCCCAGTATTTCAGCATCGACCTGAGCCTGACCCAGTATGTCCTGATCGGCCTGACGGCGGTGCTGGGCTCGCTGGGGACGGCGGGCGTGCCCGGCACCTCCATCGTCATGCTGACCCTGACCCTGTCGACGGCGGGCCTGCCGCTGGAAGGCATCGGCTACATCGTCGCCATCGACCGGATCATCGACATGATGCGCACGGCCACCAACGTCACCGGCCAGATGCTGGTGCCCGTCCTGGTCGCCAAGGAAGAAGGCATCCTGAACGAGGACATCTATAACGGTCACGTCGCCTGGTTGCCCGGCGATCCCGAGGCGGAAACCCCGGAAGGGGTCCGCACCGCCGGTATTTGATCAAAGAGGCTTGCCGTCGTCGGAATCGCGGGCTACATCGCGCCTCCCGACGGCCCAAGCCTTTCTGATTTGGCCGTTACTGCGCTGGACGCGTAGCTCAGCGGGAGAGCACCTCGTTCACACCGAGGGGGTCACAGGTTCAATCCCTGTCGCGTCCACCATTTTTCCCCTTACCTTACAACAAGATAGAGCCCACCGACAGGCCCTTGCCCTTGGATGCCTGAGGCTTGACCTCGTTAGGGGGGCGCTAGGGGGGCGCCGAAAACCTCGCTCAAAACGGCGTTTCAGGCTGTTTCAAGCACGAATTCGCCACGAACAAGCATAGTAGCATTGCCGTCGCTTGCCCGGAACGTTCCAGCAAGGCCCCACGAAGGCCCCGTCGGTGAAATGATCCAGGCATCCAGTGACGCCGTTCACTTAGTCCGGAGCAGACGGAGGTGAACTGGTCGCAGCGGGCGGACTCGGATTGCTCGTGCTTCGGGACGGCGTAGTTGTCCCCGATCCTTGAAGCGCAGGATAGCCCGGCGCCTCGGTCGCAACCGCACCATTGACCGTTTCGCTGGATGACGACGCGGCCGGTCCAGTGGGAACATCAGTCAAGGTCCCCACCTCCCCCACAGGCTCCCCTTCCGCCCCGGACGCTTCTCGCGCCCGCCGGTCGGCGTCCCTGCTGCAAGCGGCGGCCAGCAGACCAAGGACAGCCAGGCCCGCCGCGATCTTGATGTAGGTCTTCATGTCGAGCTCCCTTTTCGACAAAACGGAAAGAGCGAGGCCGAGGATTGTTGCGACAGTCGCCTTTCGGTCAGTCGTGAGCGCGAGCGTCATAGCGTCCCGGCGAACCTCAGCCCGCCCGCCTCCGGGGTGTAGCCCTCTTCCCCTTTTCCGCAGCTGCAGGCCGCTTGGCCGTCCGCGCGCCCCTGCGAG
Coding sequences within it:
- a CDS encoding dicarboxylate/amino acid:cation symporter; this encodes MFRRFFAIPLWQRTAAGFALGIIAGLILREQATVWLQPIGDVYLNLIRMVVAPLVLFTIASSIAKLGEGVGAVRLGVRTLVWFAITSLLAVLVGFAFGHLINPGLGLSNLPLGEVRERVIPTPLDVLLGIVPTNPFAALSEGKVLQIIFFSALMGAALVALGDRAQTARRLVDEGAALVFRITRWVIQLTPFGVFGLIGSVVGGYGWEALLPLGKFIFAIYAACLFHILIVYSGLLKLHGLKIRSFFRGAFAAQQTAFATSSSLGTLPITLRQTVERLGVPQAYAAFAVPLGANVKMDGCGAIYPAIASIFIAQYFSIDLSLTQYVLIGLTAVLGSLGTAGVPGTSIVMLTLTLSTAGLPLEGIGYIVAIDRIIDMMRTATNVTGQMLVPVLVAKEEGILNEDIYNGHVAWLPGDPEAETPEGVRTAGI
- the glmU gene encoding bifunctional UDP-N-acetylglucosamine diphosphorylase/glucosamine-1-phosphate N-acetyltransferase GlmU, coding for MTAPHPRAAIILAAGQGTRMKSPLPKVLHPIGQRAMLDHAIDAAEALGCERIVVVVGSHSPEVRDHVVRRLGEDSIAVQDPPLGTGHAVRAAEAVLGDFIGHVVVTYGDVPLLKAADIEPVFADAHEGVTVIGFEARDPGAYGRLILQGDDLLAITEAKEASAEVLAVTACNSGVMAAPVGLLFDLLAEVKNDNAKGEYYLTDVVELARKRGAPTRAVFAAEDSVMGVNAQSELAQAEALFQQTQREHFLAAGVTMSAPDTVHFAWDTQVGAGTTIEPFVVFGPGAVVAEGARIRSFSHIEGARVATKAEVGPYARLRPGADLGEGVKIGNFVEVKNVRMDAGAKANHLAYLGDGHVGAKANIGAGTIFCNYDGFFKHRTTVGEGAFVGSNSSLVAPVTIGAGAMVGSGSVVTKDVAPGDLALGRAEQTAKPGWAARFMATMRAKKAAKSQ
- a CDS encoding HAD-IA family hydrolase, which encodes MSIERDLEGWTIAFDLDGTLVDSAPDLIGTLNRMLAQYELPPVPLSSARHLVGHGAMALLRHGFMEAGAAWDEAHAPGLFERFIEDYLAHIADESTVFDGVVPALERLAARGAILCVATNKRTDLSVALIEALDLTRHFAFIAGPDAVSARKPSGAHIREAVQKAGGDPARCVMVGDSTTDTKAAKDAGVACIVVGFGYNDVPREELGGDVVINHYDEFEAALAEVMLG
- the rpiA gene encoding ribose-5-phosphate isomerase RpiA — its product is MSDLQKKNAGEAAAAYVEAGMVVGLGTGSTAAWFVKALAARNLPDLRCVPTSERTADLARELGLTLSTLEDTPRIDLTVDGADEIGPGLALIKGGGAALLREKLVWEASERCICIADAAKVVPVLGTFPLPIEVVAFGHKTTANRIADVLADHDIPMPARVRQADRGLIRTDGGNLIYDAACKVIADPARLAADLKSLTGVVEHGLFLDLTDLAIIGTDEGFETLNP